The Linepithema humile isolate Giens D197 chromosome 2, Lhum_UNIL_v1.0, whole genome shotgun sequence genome has a segment encoding these proteins:
- the LOC136997870 gene encoding uncharacterized protein — MSFLHTHSNECLKSELDLFSLPLTQTSIESSQWIYYKPVTSLADDAPIEFVIPGHKEDYLDFTHTMLSLRVRVESSPLAGDGTAVGTPKFKVGPVNHLLHSMFNQIDIYFNQKLVSPPNNAYAYRAYIEALLNYFSPAKNSHLACCLWDTNTPGLMDALLESQTPNQALVRRSRYIRDEQALDLIGHLHCDVFNQDKFLINGVEVRMRLVRSKELFCLMESNSLSKIRLLDASLLVEEQR; from the coding sequence ATGTCTTTTCTTCATACACATTCAAACGAGTGTTTAAAAAGTGAActcgatctcttttctttaccaCTCACACAAACCAGCATCGAGAGTTCGCAatggatttattacaaacccGTAACGTCGCTCGCGGACGACGCGCCTATAGAATTTGTCATACCCGGTCATAAGGAAGATTATCTAGATTTCACGCATACCATGCTGAGTCTTCGCGTACGCGTAGAATCTTCCCCCCTAGCAGGAGACGGTACCGCCGTTGGCACCCCCAAATTCAAAGTAGGCCCTGTAAATCATTTACTGCATTCCATGTTCAACCAAAtcgacatatattttaatcaaaaactCGTGTCGCCCCCAAACAACGCTTACGCGTATCGGGCTTACATCGaggcgttattaaattatttttcacccGCAAAAAACTCCCATCTGGCCTGCTGTCTGTGGGACACGAATACCCCAGGTTTAATGGACGCACTTCTAGAGTCGCAAACTCCAAATCAGGCTCTCGTGAGACGCTCGCGTTACATTCGAGACGAACAGGCGCTAGATCTTATAGGTCATCTTCACTGCGACGTTTTCAATCAGgataaattcttaatcaaCGGGGTGGAAGTTAGAATGAGGCTCGTTCGCTCGAAAGAGTTGTTTTGCCTTATGGAATCTAATTCACTGTCAAAAATACGCCTTCTAGACGCTAGTCTGCTCGTTGAAGAGCAAAGATAA
- the LOC136997871 gene encoding uncharacterized protein, protein MMENRWEMREFLQNHPMIEIEPLNPRDAFYGGRTGNIVTRYKITGTEKIRYVDVCSLYPYVLKTGVFPIGHPTVYVAEECSTLIGIGPCYNFDSVEGLVRCRVLPPSDLFHPVLPYRVRGKLLFALCRSCCETFSHDECTHELSEREFEDTWVLLELRKTIDKGYLVTRVCEIWQYTTARYDPDTQQGGLFTEYINTFLKLKQEASGWPSECEDDVSKEQYFRDYEKTKGVVLDKQNIAKNSGLRSVAKLCLNSFWGKFGQRSNLPNTEIVKTQQRLASLFTSPQHEIIEILPINEEVIYVSWRLREELDVPSPLTNVVIAAFMTAQARLVLYEYLDKLDCRVLYYDTDSCIYVSSGVSDEYKVRKGNFLGNITDELESYGRGSYIEAFVSGGSKFYAYVVRTAEGQTREVCKVKGITLNFENSRLVNFNSIREL, encoded by the coding sequence ATGATGGAAAATAGATGGGAAATGCGCGAATTTTTACAGAATCACCCGATGATAGAAATTGAGCCGCTCAACCCGCGCGATGCGTTCTATGGTGGACGTACGGGGAACATCGTGACGCGGTACAAGATTACGGGTACGGAGAAGATACGTTACGTGGATGTGTGTTCTCTGTACCCGTACGTACTGAAGACCGGGGTTTTCCCGATCGGACATCCCACGGTGTACGTCGCGGAAGAATGCTCGACTCTAATTGGCATAGGTCCgtgttacaattttgattCCGTCGAAGGTCTTGTACGTTGCAGGGTACTCCCTCCGAGCGATCTCTTTCACCCCGTATTACCCTATCGCGTACGTGGAAAGTTGCTATTCGCGTTGTGTCGCAGTTGTTGCGAAACATTTTCACACGATGAATGTACCCACGAGCTGTCCGAGCGAGAATTCGAGGATACGTGGGTATTGCTTGAATTGCGCAAAACCATCGACAAAGGTTATCTCGTAACGAGGGTTTGTGAGATTTGGCAATACACCACAGCTCGCTACGATCCCGATACACAGCAGGGTGGATTATTCACGgaatatataaacacatttttaaaattgaaacaagaaGCCAGCGGATGGCCGAGCGAGTGTGAGGATGACGTGTCTAAAGAACAATATTTTCGCGACTACGAGAAAACCAAGGGTGTCGTTCTCGATAAGCAAAACATCGCGAAAAATTCTGGTTTGCGCTCGGTCGCAAAGCtatgtttaaattctttttggggAAAATTTGGTCAACGATCCAACCTGCCGAATACCGAGATCGTAAAAACTCAACAGCGTTTAGCGAGTTTATTCACGAGTCCTCAGCATGagataatcgaaatattaCCCATAAACGAGGAAGTGATATATGTTTCGTGGCGACTGCGAGAAGAGCTGGACGTACCCTCGCCTCTTACCAACGTAGTTATAGCGGCTTTCATGACGGCACAGGCGCGTCTtgtattatatgaatatttagataaattggattgtcgcgttttatattacgatacCGATTCGTGTATTTACGTGAGCAGCGGTGTCTCCGATGAATACAAAGTACGTAAAGGTAATTTCTTAGGCAATATAACGGACGAACTCGAGAGCTATGGTCGCGGTAGCTATATCGAGGCGTTTGTATCGGGTGGTTCGAAATTTTACGCATACGTGGTTCGCACAGCGGAAGGGCAAACGCGAGAAGTTTGCAAAGTAAAGGGCATAACtctaaatttcgaaaactcacgcttagttaattttaatagtattaggGAATTATAA